A window of Ipomoea triloba cultivar NCNSP0323 chromosome 2, ASM357664v1 contains these coding sequences:
- the LOC116007676 gene encoding uncharacterized protein LOC116007676, translated as MTDQSTSTPSDTPTLEPTSASTNKGRGPTTCRSLKKKKATEQLSVHFDQYGRVIGPYATKFVSYIGSLVRSQVDINIKKWRDVDAGLKNIIWEDVKKEFDLQDDSRKSNVLKIASLRWKQFKSRLIREYVNNKHPKYKSPIELYDFLGEDQWTRFVAGRQTEEFKEKSKKAREMQALNKHPHFLGSGGYAKKRQEWMQSDPLSSQSSCASVSSSLMSDDRSFDWIRARTKKADDGSYFMPNEKTQEVFHKIVEKCEEINQGTFEPKRHHDILSTVLGKEDHPGSVRGIGSYSTIQGVFGRPDRKMSTSGEVFTVDVVKEMMNKCRQDMVTEMEAKMQPKIDSFNQQLQFLLKNISATHLFPHGVSDEIAQSVYTPCDLPLCDPPPTRSSCYSVDTYPVTTIKSLPKQNKNPRDQSGELSGTGIRPPIVGDDVLQHLGDSCKYLVMLLTLFPLHKDFIELDIDQAIFHHTNTTSIFVMMDDIKDLITMHWLNVSIIQVFILFLNRLCNQLQVTSIGFVCPTQISKDMVVQHPTAVTSYFVHLMKQHNNKQFILAPYHQESHWLLLVICIHSKMVYVLDPLPCDRYIEIKVILNVAFRSVPSNGRVRSINWKQCKCPIQPRSVECGYYVMRYMFDIVTKYSSIDCLDEAFQSNNPYSINEVNEIQELWAKYFVKECI; from the exons ATGACTGATCAATCTACATCTACTCCTTCAGACACTCCTACTTTAGAACCTACTTCTGCTTCTACAAATAAAGGAAGAGGCCCTACAACATGCAGAAGCTTGAAAAAGAAGAAGGCTACTGAACAACTTTCAGTTCATTTTGATCAATATGGTAGGGTAATCGGACCATATGCGACGAAGTTTGTATCGTATATTGGGAGTTTGGTTCGGTCTCAAGTTGATATTAACATCAAGAAGTGGCGTGATGTAGATGCAGGCCTTAAAAATATCATTTGGGAAGATGTGAAG AAAGAGTTTGATTTGCAAGATGATTCAAGGAAGTctaatgttttgaaaattgcaTCACTGAGATGGAAACAATTCAAGAGTagattgatacgtgaatatgtTAACAACAAACACCCAAAGTATAAGTCTCCTATAGAGCTTTATGATTTCTTGGGTGAAGATCAGTGGACTAGGTTTGTTGCAGGACGGCAGACTGAAGAGTTTAAG GAAAAATCTAAAAAAGCGAGGGAAATGCAAGCGTTAAATAAGCATCCACACTTCTTAGGTTCTGGTGGATATGCGAAGAAACGACAAGAGTGGATGCAATCAGACCCTCTATCTTCACAGTCTTCGTGTGCGTCTGTTAGCTCGTCTTTGATGTCTGATGATCGCAGCTTTGATTGGATACGAGCAAGGACCAAAAAAGCAGACGATGGAAGTTACTTTATGCCGAATGAAAAAACACAAGAAGTGTTTCATAAAATt GTAGAAAAATGTGAAGAAATCAATCAAGGGACATTTGAACCCAAGAGACATCATGACATACTGTCAACAGTTCTTGGAAAGGAAGATCATCCAGGTTCTGTACGAGGGATTGGTTCATACTCTACCATCCAAGGAGTGTTTGGTAGACCGGATCGAAAAATGAGCACATCGGGTGAGGTTTTCACAGTGGATGTTGTCAAAGAAATGATGAACAAATGTAGGCAAGACATGGTGACAGAAATGGAAGCAAAGATGCAACCCAAGATCGATAGCTTCAACCAACAACTCCAATTCTTGTTGAAGAACATTTCGGCGACACATCTATTTCCACATGGGGTCTCGGACGAAATTGCTCAAAGTGTTTATACCCCTTGTGATCTACCGCTTTGTGATCCACCTCCTACTCGTAGTAGCTGTTATTCAGTTGACACATATCCAGTTACAacaattaag agtttaccaaaacaaaataagaaccCAAGAGATCAAAGTGGTGAACTATCTGGTACTGGTATACGACCTCCCATTGTTGGTGATGATGTCTTACAGCACTTGGGAGACAGTTGCAAGTACTTAGTCATGCTATTGACACTATTTCCACTTCATAAAGACTTCATTGAGTTGGATATAGATCAGGCAATCTTTCATCATACAAACACGACTTCTATTTTTGTGATGATGGATGATATAAAGGATTTGATAACGATGCATTGGCTTAACGTCTCAATCATACAAGTGTTTATATT ATTTCTTAATCGGTTGTGCAATCAACTTCAAGTCACGTCAATCGGGTTTGTCTGCCCGACTCAGATTTCAAAAGATATGGTTGTACAACATCCTACTGCTGTTACTTCATATTTTGTTCACCTCATGAAGCAGCACAAcaataaacaatttattttagcaccatatcatcaaga GTCTCATTGGTTACTCTTGGTGATTTGCATACACTCAAAGATGGTATATGTCTTGGATCCTTTGCCTTGTGATCGCTACATCGAAATTAAAGTTATTCTGAATGT ggcATTTCGCTCTGTTCCTTCAAATGGACGGGTTAGGAGCATAAATTGGAAGCAGTGCAAA TGCCCGATTCAACCGAGAAGTGTTGAATGTGGATATTATGTCATGCGTTACATGTTTGACATCGTGACAAAATATTCATCTATTGACTGTTTGGATGAG GCATTTCAAAGCAATAACCCTTACTCTATCAACGAAGTAAATGAGATCCAAGAGCTATGGGCAAAATACTTCGTGAAAGAGTGCATATAA